A single Anopheles funestus chromosome 2RL, idAnoFuneDA-416_04, whole genome shotgun sequence DNA region contains:
- the LOC125764967 gene encoding DNA-binding protein Ewg isoform X6, translating to MSITINAVDAMEYVEDDNITGASDDDDDDNPSSPGSAYDDGNLINVAMENEVTAQLVAAGVVGVAAAAAITSSKKKKRPHSFETNPSIRKRQQNRLLRKLRQTIFEYATRVGQQAVVLVATPGKPNNIYKVFGAKPLEDVLKNLRNNVMDKLDEALAAQAPPRVQDDPSLFELPPLIIDGIPTPVEKMTQAQLRAFIPLMLKYSTGRGKPGWGRDSTRPPWWPKELPWANVRMDARTEEEKQKISWTHALRKIVINCYKYHGREDLLPAFSEEDEKANAIATASSNVDVMKIENGSVVTVGPAGSGNTTTATITNGAGGQQQIIIHQAHPQQQQQQAQANGQTTTTITNANGQIIKENPDGTIQIQQQSSPTQTLNAQVCLDSMALSDVDFTHTVLQTIQNPDGTVSLIQVDPNNPIITLPDGTTAQVQGIATLQQQADGGVHAIQTISDGQGESMSVDLTEATLGQDGQLIITGEDGQGYPVNVSGMITVPVSAQMYQTMVANIQQVPNVDGTVCITPMQVENGETMETITVGPGMHQMMIQGPPGSEPQVLQVLSLKDASVLTKAMAAISDVKGEEATIIEH from the exons ATGAGTATAACCATAAACGCCGTGGACGCGATGGAGTACGTCGAGGACGACAACATCACCGGAGCATcagacgatgatgacgatgacaaTCCCAGCAGTCCGGGCAGCGCATATGACGATGGGAACCTCATCAATGTTGCCATGGAAAATGAAGTCACCGCACAGCTGGTGGCCGCCGGTGTCGTCGGCGTTGCTGCCGCAGCCGCCATCACatcgtcaaagaagaaaaagcggCCACACTCGTTCGAGACGAACCCTTCCATCCGCAAGCGACAGCAGAACCGATTGCTGCGGAAATTGCGA CAAACTATTTTCGAGTATGCCACACGTGTTGGGCAGCAGGCGGTCGTGTTGGTGGCAACACCTGGCAAACCAAATAACATCTACAAAGTATTCGGAGCCAAACCGTTGGAGGATGTGCTGAAGAATTTGCGCAACAACGTGATGGACAAGCTGGATGAGGCACTTGCCGCTCAGGCACCACCGCGGGTTCAGGATGATCCTTCGCTGTTCGAACTACCGCCGCTTATCATCGATGGTATACCGACGCCAGTGGAGAAAATGACACAGGCGCAGCTTCGCGCGTTCATTCCGCTGATGCTGAAGTATTCTACCGGGCGAGGAAAACCGGGCTGGGGCAGGGACTCCACCAGGCCTCCCTGGTGGCCAAAGGAACTACCCTGGGCAAACGTTCGCATGGATGCACGCAccgaggaagaaaaacaaaag ATAAGCTGGACTCATGCACTGAGAAAAATTGTCATAAATTGTTACAAATACCACGGTAGAGAAGATCTGCTGCCCGCGTTCAGTGAAGAGGACGAGAAAGCCAACGCCATAGCAACGGCTAGTTCGAAT GTTGATGTGATGAAGATTGAAAATGGCAGCGTGGTGAcggttggtccggccggcagCGGCAACACAACCACGGCCACCATCACCAACGGTGCCGGTGGGCAACAGCAAATCATCATCCATCAGGCACacccgcagcagcagcaacagcaggcaCAGGCAAACGGTCAGACCACGACAACGATCACCAACGCGAACGGGCAGATCATTAAGGAAAACCCCGACGGCACCATCCAGATTCAGCAACAGTCTTCACCCACGCAGACCCTGAACGCGCAGGTTTGCTTAGACTCGATGGCTCTAAGCGATGTGGAT TTCACACACACCGTATTGCAGACCATACAAAACCCCGATGGTACCGTGTCACTTATTCAGGTTGATCCTAACAATCCTATCATCACGTTACCGGATGGAACTACCGCACAAGTACAAGGAATTGCAACC CTGCAGCAACAAGCCGACGGAGGTGTACATGCAATTCAAACTATATCAGATGGACAGGGCGAAAGCATGTCGGTTGACCTGACGGAAGCTACCCTTGGTCAGGATGGTCAGTTAATAATCACGGGCGAAGACGGACAAG GTTATCCGGTGAACGTGAGCGGCATGATCACCGTACCAGTATCTGCACAGATGTATCAGACGATGGTGGCAAACATACAGCAGGTGCCGAATGTGGATGGAACCGTGTGTATAACTCCGATGCAG GTGGAGAACGGAGAAACGATGGAAACCATTACCGTGGGTCCCGGTATGCATCAGATGATGATCCAAGGACCACCGGGATCGGAACCTCAGGTCCTACAGGTGCTCAGCCTCAAGGATGCATCGGTCCTGACGAAAGCGATGGCTGCAATATCCGACGTTAAGGGTGAGGAGGCTACAATAATTGAGCACTAA
- the LOC125764967 gene encoding DNA-binding protein Ewg isoform X5, producing MSITINAVDAMEYVEDDNITGASDDDDDDNPSSPGSAYDDGNLINVAMENEVTAQLVAAGVVGVAAAAAITSSKKKKRPHSFETNPSIRKRQQNRLLRKLRQTIFEYATRVGQQAVVLVATPGKPNNIYKVFGAKPLEDVLKNLRNNVMDKLDEALAAQAPPRVQDDPSLFELPPLIIDGIPTPVEKMTQAQLRAFIPLMLKYSTGRGKPGWGRDSTRPPWWPKELPWANVRMDARTEEEKQKISWTHALRKIVINCYKYHGREDLLPAFSEEDEKANAIATASSNVDVMKIENGSVVTVGPAGSGNTTTATITNGAGGQQQIIIHQAHPQQQQQQAQANGQTTTTITNANGQIIKENPDGTIQIQQQSSPTQTLNAQVCLDSMALSDVDFTHTVLQTIQNPDGTVSLIQVDPNNPIITLPDGTTAQVQGIATLQQQADGGVHAIQTISDGQGESMSVDLTEATLGQDGQLIITGEDGQGYPVNVSGMITVPVSAQMYQTMVANIQQVPNVDGTVCITPMQMCDLVENGETMETITVGPGMHQMMIQGPPGSEPQVLQVLSLKDASVLTKAMAAISDVKGEEATIIEH from the exons ATGAGTATAACCATAAACGCCGTGGACGCGATGGAGTACGTCGAGGACGACAACATCACCGGAGCATcagacgatgatgacgatgacaaTCCCAGCAGTCCGGGCAGCGCATATGACGATGGGAACCTCATCAATGTTGCCATGGAAAATGAAGTCACCGCACAGCTGGTGGCCGCCGGTGTCGTCGGCGTTGCTGCCGCAGCCGCCATCACatcgtcaaagaagaaaaagcggCCACACTCGTTCGAGACGAACCCTTCCATCCGCAAGCGACAGCAGAACCGATTGCTGCGGAAATTGCGA CAAACTATTTTCGAGTATGCCACACGTGTTGGGCAGCAGGCGGTCGTGTTGGTGGCAACACCTGGCAAACCAAATAACATCTACAAAGTATTCGGAGCCAAACCGTTGGAGGATGTGCTGAAGAATTTGCGCAACAACGTGATGGACAAGCTGGATGAGGCACTTGCCGCTCAGGCACCACCGCGGGTTCAGGATGATCCTTCGCTGTTCGAACTACCGCCGCTTATCATCGATGGTATACCGACGCCAGTGGAGAAAATGACACAGGCGCAGCTTCGCGCGTTCATTCCGCTGATGCTGAAGTATTCTACCGGGCGAGGAAAACCGGGCTGGGGCAGGGACTCCACCAGGCCTCCCTGGTGGCCAAAGGAACTACCCTGGGCAAACGTTCGCATGGATGCACGCAccgaggaagaaaaacaaaag ATAAGCTGGACTCATGCACTGAGAAAAATTGTCATAAATTGTTACAAATACCACGGTAGAGAAGATCTGCTGCCCGCGTTCAGTGAAGAGGACGAGAAAGCCAACGCCATAGCAACGGCTAGTTCGAAT GTTGATGTGATGAAGATTGAAAATGGCAGCGTGGTGAcggttggtccggccggcagCGGCAACACAACCACGGCCACCATCACCAACGGTGCCGGTGGGCAACAGCAAATCATCATCCATCAGGCACacccgcagcagcagcaacagcaggcaCAGGCAAACGGTCAGACCACGACAACGATCACCAACGCGAACGGGCAGATCATTAAGGAAAACCCCGACGGCACCATCCAGATTCAGCAACAGTCTTCACCCACGCAGACCCTGAACGCGCAGGTTTGCTTAGACTCGATGGCTCTAAGCGATGTGGAT TTCACACACACCGTATTGCAGACCATACAAAACCCCGATGGTACCGTGTCACTTATTCAGGTTGATCCTAACAATCCTATCATCACGTTACCGGATGGAACTACCGCACAAGTACAAGGAATTGCAACC CTGCAGCAACAAGCCGACGGAGGTGTACATGCAATTCAAACTATATCAGATGGACAGGGCGAAAGCATGTCGGTTGACCTGACGGAAGCTACCCTTGGTCAGGATGGTCAGTTAATAATCACGGGCGAAGACGGACAAG GTTATCCGGTGAACGTGAGCGGCATGATCACCGTACCAGTATCTGCACAGATGTATCAGACGATGGTGGCAAACATACAGCAGGTGCCGAATGTGGATGGAACCGTGTGTATAACTCCGATGCAG atGTGTGATTTA GTGGAGAACGGAGAAACGATGGAAACCATTACCGTGGGTCCCGGTATGCATCAGATGATGATCCAAGGACCACCGGGATCGGAACCTCAGGTCCTACAGGTGCTCAGCCTCAAGGATGCATCGGTCCTGACGAAAGCGATGGCTGCAATATCCGACGTTAAGGGTGAGGAGGCTACAATAATTGAGCACTAA
- the LOC125764967 gene encoding DNA-binding protein Ewg isoform X7, with protein MSITINAVDAMEYVEDDNITGASDDDDDDNPSSPGSAYDDGNLINVAMENEVTAQLVAAGVVGVAAAAAITSSKKKKRPHSFETNPSIRKRQQNRLLRKLRQTIFEYATRVGQQAVVLVATPGKPNNIYKVFGAKPLEDVLKNLRNNVMDKLDEALAAQAPPRVQDDPSLFELPPLIIDGIPTPVEKMTQAQLRAFIPLMLKYSTGRGKPGWGRDSTRPPWWPKELPWANVRMDARTEEEKQKISWTHALRKIVINCYKYHGREDLLPAFSEEDEKANAIATASSNVDVMKIENGSVVTVGPAGSGNTTTATITNGAGGQQQIIIHQAHPQQQQQQAQANGQTTTTITNANGQIIKENPDGTIQIQQQSSPTQTLNAQVCLDSMALSDVDFTHTVLQTIQNPDGTVSLIQVDPNNPIITLPDGTTAQVQGIATLQQQADGGVHAIQTISDGQGESMSVDLTEATLGQDGQLIITGEDGQGYPVNVSGMITVPVSAQMYQTMVANIQQVPNVDGTVCITPMQMCDLVSSI; from the exons ATGAGTATAACCATAAACGCCGTGGACGCGATGGAGTACGTCGAGGACGACAACATCACCGGAGCATcagacgatgatgacgatgacaaTCCCAGCAGTCCGGGCAGCGCATATGACGATGGGAACCTCATCAATGTTGCCATGGAAAATGAAGTCACCGCACAGCTGGTGGCCGCCGGTGTCGTCGGCGTTGCTGCCGCAGCCGCCATCACatcgtcaaagaagaaaaagcggCCACACTCGTTCGAGACGAACCCTTCCATCCGCAAGCGACAGCAGAACCGATTGCTGCGGAAATTGCGA CAAACTATTTTCGAGTATGCCACACGTGTTGGGCAGCAGGCGGTCGTGTTGGTGGCAACACCTGGCAAACCAAATAACATCTACAAAGTATTCGGAGCCAAACCGTTGGAGGATGTGCTGAAGAATTTGCGCAACAACGTGATGGACAAGCTGGATGAGGCACTTGCCGCTCAGGCACCACCGCGGGTTCAGGATGATCCTTCGCTGTTCGAACTACCGCCGCTTATCATCGATGGTATACCGACGCCAGTGGAGAAAATGACACAGGCGCAGCTTCGCGCGTTCATTCCGCTGATGCTGAAGTATTCTACCGGGCGAGGAAAACCGGGCTGGGGCAGGGACTCCACCAGGCCTCCCTGGTGGCCAAAGGAACTACCCTGGGCAAACGTTCGCATGGATGCACGCAccgaggaagaaaaacaaaag ATAAGCTGGACTCATGCACTGAGAAAAATTGTCATAAATTGTTACAAATACCACGGTAGAGAAGATCTGCTGCCCGCGTTCAGTGAAGAGGACGAGAAAGCCAACGCCATAGCAACGGCTAGTTCGAAT GTTGATGTGATGAAGATTGAAAATGGCAGCGTGGTGAcggttggtccggccggcagCGGCAACACAACCACGGCCACCATCACCAACGGTGCCGGTGGGCAACAGCAAATCATCATCCATCAGGCACacccgcagcagcagcaacagcaggcaCAGGCAAACGGTCAGACCACGACAACGATCACCAACGCGAACGGGCAGATCATTAAGGAAAACCCCGACGGCACCATCCAGATTCAGCAACAGTCTTCACCCACGCAGACCCTGAACGCGCAGGTTTGCTTAGACTCGATGGCTCTAAGCGATGTGGAT TTCACACACACCGTATTGCAGACCATACAAAACCCCGATGGTACCGTGTCACTTATTCAGGTTGATCCTAACAATCCTATCATCACGTTACCGGATGGAACTACCGCACAAGTACAAGGAATTGCAACC CTGCAGCAACAAGCCGACGGAGGTGTACATGCAATTCAAACTATATCAGATGGACAGGGCGAAAGCATGTCGGTTGACCTGACGGAAGCTACCCTTGGTCAGGATGGTCAGTTAATAATCACGGGCGAAGACGGACAAG GTTATCCGGTGAACGTGAGCGGCATGATCACCGTACCAGTATCTGCACAGATGTATCAGACGATGGTGGCAAACATACAGCAGGTGCCGAATGTGGATGGAACCGTGTGTATAACTCCGATGCAG atGTGTGATTTAGTGAGTAGCATTTGA
- the LOC125764967 gene encoding DNA-binding protein P3A2 isoform X4, with the protein MSITINAVDAMEYVEDDNITGASDDDDDDNPSSPGSAYDDGNLINVAMENEVTAQLVAAGVVGVAAAAAITSSKKKKRPHSFETNPSIRKRQQNRLLRKLRQTIFEYATRVGQQAVVLVATPGKPNNIYKVFGAKPLEDVLKNLRNNVMDKLDEALAAQAPPRVQDDPSLFELPPLIIDGIPTPVEKMTQAQLRAFIPLMLKYSTGRGKPGWGRDSTRPPWWPKELPWANVRMDARTEEEKQKFTHTVLQTIQNPDGTVSLIQVDPNNPIITLPDGTTAQVQGIATLQQQADGGVHAIQTISDGQGESMSVDLTEATLGQDGQLIITGEDGQGYPVNVSGMITVPVSAQMYQTMVANIQQVPNVDGTVCITPMQVHNITSNQQQQQQQQQTSSVVSTASTTTQNLTISTNVGASNQHHATAMLANYALSSNGTILTVPQMQHHLPSSKQQRANNSNSVSRSSTAAGGLSMVGLNAILPSQRGCFNISTSNHHAQEADVNNQTMANNNNNNNLSQHTLNVHRKSNVIPSGTILGGTGIGGNQIKFCIPKIEPMDEDKDGSVVSTDGGDTHSFVIQLTGPTFTTTDSSKSSQHQQLKRDIELTVNEGSHLIDALTISQKMNNSSSNSSNNASNELVDQKHFGMQSV; encoded by the exons ATGAGTATAACCATAAACGCCGTGGACGCGATGGAGTACGTCGAGGACGACAACATCACCGGAGCATcagacgatgatgacgatgacaaTCCCAGCAGTCCGGGCAGCGCATATGACGATGGGAACCTCATCAATGTTGCCATGGAAAATGAAGTCACCGCACAGCTGGTGGCCGCCGGTGTCGTCGGCGTTGCTGCCGCAGCCGCCATCACatcgtcaaagaagaaaaagcggCCACACTCGTTCGAGACGAACCCTTCCATCCGCAAGCGACAGCAGAACCGATTGCTGCGGAAATTGCGA CAAACTATTTTCGAGTATGCCACACGTGTTGGGCAGCAGGCGGTCGTGTTGGTGGCAACACCTGGCAAACCAAATAACATCTACAAAGTATTCGGAGCCAAACCGTTGGAGGATGTGCTGAAGAATTTGCGCAACAACGTGATGGACAAGCTGGATGAGGCACTTGCCGCTCAGGCACCACCGCGGGTTCAGGATGATCCTTCGCTGTTCGAACTACCGCCGCTTATCATCGATGGTATACCGACGCCAGTGGAGAAAATGACACAGGCGCAGCTTCGCGCGTTCATTCCGCTGATGCTGAAGTATTCTACCGGGCGAGGAAAACCGGGCTGGGGCAGGGACTCCACCAGGCCTCCCTGGTGGCCAAAGGAACTACCCTGGGCAAACGTTCGCATGGATGCACGCAccgaggaagaaaaacaaaag TTCACACACACCGTATTGCAGACCATACAAAACCCCGATGGTACCGTGTCACTTATTCAGGTTGATCCTAACAATCCTATCATCACGTTACCGGATGGAACTACCGCACAAGTACAAGGAATTGCAACC CTGCAGCAACAAGCCGACGGAGGTGTACATGCAATTCAAACTATATCAGATGGACAGGGCGAAAGCATGTCGGTTGACCTGACGGAAGCTACCCTTGGTCAGGATGGTCAGTTAATAATCACGGGCGAAGACGGACAAG GTTATCCGGTGAACGTGAGCGGCATGATCACCGTACCAGTATCTGCACAGATGTATCAGACGATGGTGGCAAACATACAGCAGGTGCCGAATGTGGATGGAACCGTGTGTATAACTCCGATGCAGGTACATAACATTACGTccaaccagcagcaacaacagcaacagcaacagaccTCTTCCGTGGTTAGCACCGCTAGTACTACGACTCAAAACTTGACCATTTCGACAAATGTGGGTGCATCGAATCAGCACCATGCTACCGCAATGCTGGCCAACTATGCGTTGAGCAGCAACGGGACTATTTTGACCGTACCGCAAATGCAACACCATTTGCCGtccagcaagcagcagcgtGCCAATAATAGTAACAGCGTATCACGCTCTTCCACCGCAGCCGGTGGTCTGTCGATGGTTGGCCTTAACGCGATATTGCCATCGCAGCGAGGTTGCTTTAATATTTCCACCTCGAACCATCATGCACAAGAGGCGGATGTTAATAATCAAACCATGgctaacaataacaataacaataatctCTCTCAACACACTTTGAACGTGCATCGCAAATCGAATGTGATACCAAGCGGTACAATACTCGGTGGTACCGGTATCGGGGGGAATCAGATTAAATTTTGTATACCAAAGATTGAGCCAATGGACGAGGACAAAGATGGCAGCGTGGTATCGACCGATGGTGGCGATACGCACAGCTTTGTCATTCAACTGACTGGACCTACCTTTACAACGACCGATTCCTCCAAATCCTCCCAGCACCAACAATTGAAACGGGACATTGAGCTGACGGTTAACGAGGGCAGCCATCTGATCGATGCGCTGACCATAAGTCAAAAAATGAACAACAGCAGTAGTAACAGTAGTAACAATGCCTCCAACGAATTGGTTGATCAGAAACATTTTGGTATGCAAAGTGTGTAG
- the LOC125764967 gene encoding DNA-binding protein Ewg isoform X2, whose protein sequence is MSITINAVDAMEYVEDDNITGASDDDDDDNPSSPGSAYDDGNLINVAMENEVTAQLVAAGVVGVAAAAAITSSKKKKRPHSFETNPSIRKRQQNRLLRKLRQTIFEYATRVGQQAVVLVATPGKPNNIYKVFGAKPLEDVLKNLRNNVMDKLDEALAAQAPPRVQDDPSLFELPPLIIDGIPTPVEKMTQAQLRAFIPLMLKYSTGRGKPGWGRDSTRPPWWPKELPWANVRMDARTEEEKQKISWTHALRKIVINCYKYHGREDLLPAFSEEDEKANAIATASSNVDVMKIENGSVVTVGPAGSGNTTTATITNGAGGQQQIIIHQAHPQQQQQQAQANGQTTTTITNANGQIIKENPDGTIQIQQQSSPTQTLNAQFTHTVLQTIQNPDGTVSLIQVDPNNPIITLPDGTTAQVQGIATLQQQADGGVHAIQTISDGQGESMSVDLTEATLGQDGQLIITGEDGQGYPVNVSGMITVPVSAQMYQTMVANIQQVPNVDGTVCITPMQVHNITSNQQQQQQQQQTSSVVSTASTTTQNLTISTNVGASNQHHATAMLANYALSSNGTILTVPQMQHHLPSSKQQRANNSNSVSRSSTAAGGLSMVGLNAILPSQRGCFNISTSNHHAQEADVNNQTMANNNNNNNLSQHTLNVHRKSNVIPSGTILGGTGIGGNQIKFCIPKIEPMDEDKDGSVVSTDGGDTHSFVIQLTGPTFTTTDSSKSSQHQQLKRDIELTVNEGSHLIDALTISQKMNNSSSNSSNNASNELVDQKHFGMQSV, encoded by the exons ATGAGTATAACCATAAACGCCGTGGACGCGATGGAGTACGTCGAGGACGACAACATCACCGGAGCATcagacgatgatgacgatgacaaTCCCAGCAGTCCGGGCAGCGCATATGACGATGGGAACCTCATCAATGTTGCCATGGAAAATGAAGTCACCGCACAGCTGGTGGCCGCCGGTGTCGTCGGCGTTGCTGCCGCAGCCGCCATCACatcgtcaaagaagaaaaagcggCCACACTCGTTCGAGACGAACCCTTCCATCCGCAAGCGACAGCAGAACCGATTGCTGCGGAAATTGCGA CAAACTATTTTCGAGTATGCCACACGTGTTGGGCAGCAGGCGGTCGTGTTGGTGGCAACACCTGGCAAACCAAATAACATCTACAAAGTATTCGGAGCCAAACCGTTGGAGGATGTGCTGAAGAATTTGCGCAACAACGTGATGGACAAGCTGGATGAGGCACTTGCCGCTCAGGCACCACCGCGGGTTCAGGATGATCCTTCGCTGTTCGAACTACCGCCGCTTATCATCGATGGTATACCGACGCCAGTGGAGAAAATGACACAGGCGCAGCTTCGCGCGTTCATTCCGCTGATGCTGAAGTATTCTACCGGGCGAGGAAAACCGGGCTGGGGCAGGGACTCCACCAGGCCTCCCTGGTGGCCAAAGGAACTACCCTGGGCAAACGTTCGCATGGATGCACGCAccgaggaagaaaaacaaaag ATAAGCTGGACTCATGCACTGAGAAAAATTGTCATAAATTGTTACAAATACCACGGTAGAGAAGATCTGCTGCCCGCGTTCAGTGAAGAGGACGAGAAAGCCAACGCCATAGCAACGGCTAGTTCGAAT GTTGATGTGATGAAGATTGAAAATGGCAGCGTGGTGAcggttggtccggccggcagCGGCAACACAACCACGGCCACCATCACCAACGGTGCCGGTGGGCAACAGCAAATCATCATCCATCAGGCACacccgcagcagcagcaacagcaggcaCAGGCAAACGGTCAGACCACGACAACGATCACCAACGCGAACGGGCAGATCATTAAGGAAAACCCCGACGGCACCATCCAGATTCAGCAACAGTCTTCACCCACGCAGACCCTGAACGCGCAG TTCACACACACCGTATTGCAGACCATACAAAACCCCGATGGTACCGTGTCACTTATTCAGGTTGATCCTAACAATCCTATCATCACGTTACCGGATGGAACTACCGCACAAGTACAAGGAATTGCAACC CTGCAGCAACAAGCCGACGGAGGTGTACATGCAATTCAAACTATATCAGATGGACAGGGCGAAAGCATGTCGGTTGACCTGACGGAAGCTACCCTTGGTCAGGATGGTCAGTTAATAATCACGGGCGAAGACGGACAAG GTTATCCGGTGAACGTGAGCGGCATGATCACCGTACCAGTATCTGCACAGATGTATCAGACGATGGTGGCAAACATACAGCAGGTGCCGAATGTGGATGGAACCGTGTGTATAACTCCGATGCAGGTACATAACATTACGTccaaccagcagcaacaacagcaacagcaacagaccTCTTCCGTGGTTAGCACCGCTAGTACTACGACTCAAAACTTGACCATTTCGACAAATGTGGGTGCATCGAATCAGCACCATGCTACCGCAATGCTGGCCAACTATGCGTTGAGCAGCAACGGGACTATTTTGACCGTACCGCAAATGCAACACCATTTGCCGtccagcaagcagcagcgtGCCAATAATAGTAACAGCGTATCACGCTCTTCCACCGCAGCCGGTGGTCTGTCGATGGTTGGCCTTAACGCGATATTGCCATCGCAGCGAGGTTGCTTTAATATTTCCACCTCGAACCATCATGCACAAGAGGCGGATGTTAATAATCAAACCATGgctaacaataacaataacaataatctCTCTCAACACACTTTGAACGTGCATCGCAAATCGAATGTGATACCAAGCGGTACAATACTCGGTGGTACCGGTATCGGGGGGAATCAGATTAAATTTTGTATACCAAAGATTGAGCCAATGGACGAGGACAAAGATGGCAGCGTGGTATCGACCGATGGTGGCGATACGCACAGCTTTGTCATTCAACTGACTGGACCTACCTTTACAACGACCGATTCCTCCAAATCCTCCCAGCACCAACAATTGAAACGGGACATTGAGCTGACGGTTAACGAGGGCAGCCATCTGATCGATGCGCTGACCATAAGTCAAAAAATGAACAACAGCAGTAGTAACAGTAGTAACAATGCCTCCAACGAATTGGTTGATCAGAAACATTTTGGTATGCAAAGTGTGTAG